In Dioscorea cayenensis subsp. rotundata cultivar TDr96_F1 chromosome 26, TDr96_F1_v2_PseudoChromosome.rev07_lg8_w22 25.fasta, whole genome shotgun sequence, the following proteins share a genomic window:
- the LOC120253150 gene encoding trihelix transcription factor ASIL1, whose translation MDDTEDDARYPPNPRRSFPPSSHRPKIPFRNPPSPPPAAYDDDEPDRAIEDSESDSDGDRGYRRMRGDDEDSSSSESRGKRRRLDKLALGFEFAPRAAAAAAAARPPPPPPARNSPADWSEESTFALLDAWGELYVQNGRKSLRSEEWSEVAKKVSQSSRTARSDTQCRNRVDTLKKKYKKEKASMAESMNPNSKWVYFKKMDFLMSAPSPPPPLPPQLQPQPSWQPPAPPRPSPYLNRSNGRDEMRDSPGETGTDNDEDDDDDSDGLPPKMTKGLGVPGPASFRMLADSIKRFGEIYERMENNKRQQLAELDRMRKEFQRDLEIHKRQILERAQVELAKLRQTEEEEEDEEDEEDIDASAR comes from the coding sequence ATGGACGACACCGAGGACGACGCCAGGTACCCTCCCAACCCTCGTCGCTCCTTTCCCCCCTCCTCCCACCGGCCCAAAATCCCCTTCCGCAATCCCCCCTCTCCCCCTCCCGCCGCCTACGACGATGACGAACCCGATCGAGCCATCGAAGACTCCGAATCCGATTCCGACGGTGATCGCGGATACCGTCGGATGCGCGGCGACGACGAGGATAGCTCCTCGTCGGAGAGCCGTGGAAAGCGTCGCAGGCTCGATAAGCTTGCTTTAGGTTTCGAATTTGCCCCCCGAGCTGCCGCTGCGGCAGCAGCCGCCCGACCACCGCCGCCCCCTCCGGCGAGGAATTCACCGGCAGATTGGTCAGAGGAATCAACGTTTGCCCTGCTTGATGCATGGGGAGAGCTTTACGTCCAGAACGGCCGGAAAAGCCTTCGTTCCGAGGAGTGGAGCGAGGTTGCGAAGAAGGTCTCGCAGTCCTCGAGGACCGCCCGATCCGACACCCAGTGCCGCAATCGGGTGGATACCTTGAAGAAGAAGTACAAGAAGGAGAAGGCCAGCATGGCGGAATCGATGAATCCCAATAGTAAATGGGTTTATTTCAAAAAGATGGACTTTTTGATGTCGGCGCCTTCGCCACCTCCCCCTCTTCCGCCCCAGCTGCAGCCGCAGCCTTCCTGGCAGCCACCGGCGCCACCCAGGCCGAGTCCTTATCTCAACCGATCTAATGGGCGGGATGAAATGAGGGATAGCCCTGGTGAGACTGGGACGGACAACGATGAGGACGATGATGACGACTCTGATGGGCTTCCGCCAAAGATGACAAAGGGTTTGGGTGTTCCAGGGCCCGCTTCGTTTAGGATGCTCGCAGACTCCATTAAGAGGTTTGGAGAGATTTATGAGAGGATGGAGAATAATAAGCGGCAGCAGCTGGCAGAATTGGACCGAATGAGGAAGGAGTTTCAGAGGGATTTGGAGATCCATAAAAGGCAGATTTTGGAGAGAGCACAGGTGGAGCTCGCAAAGCTCAGGCAAActgaggaggaagaagaagatgaggaggatGAAGAGGATATCGATGCTTCTGCTCGATGA